A genomic window from Providencia alcalifaciens includes:
- the ttrR gene encoding tetrathionate respiration response regulator TtrR — MPVIHLVDDDTDVTDSCQFLLETLGYNVTVWNDSEQFIQQAPLHEEGIVLLDMRMPKFDGRQVHQYLKEQQSTLAVIFLSGHGDIPMAVEQVKLGAIDFLQKPIDSQQLAETLEQARLQTIKATERTLIKQRYETLTPKEKDVCTYVLQGLINREIAEVACVSVRTVEVHRSRVMEKMAVRNLAELMSTMQTAQLFTS; from the coding sequence ATGCCAGTCATTCACCTTGTCGACGATGACACCGATGTCACTGATTCCTGTCAATTTTTACTCGAAACGCTCGGTTATAACGTTACCGTTTGGAACGACAGTGAGCAGTTCATCCAGCAAGCCCCTCTGCATGAGGAGGGCATTGTATTGCTCGATATGCGCATGCCAAAATTTGACGGACGCCAAGTACATCAATACCTGAAAGAACAGCAAAGCACCCTCGCGGTTATTTTCCTTTCTGGTCATGGGGATATCCCGATGGCGGTTGAGCAGGTGAAATTAGGCGCTATCGATTTTTTACAAAAACCGATTGATAGCCAGCAGCTTGCAGAAACCCTTGAACAAGCTCGCTTACAAACCATAAAAGCTACTGAACGCACATTGATTAAACAGCGTTATGAAACCTTAACGCCGAAAGAAAAAGACGTTTGTACTTATGTACTTCAAGGGCTAATTAACCGCGAAATCGCGGAAGTGGCTTGCGTATCCGTGCGAACCGTTGAAGTGCATCGCTCCCGAGTGATGGAAAAAATGGCAGTGAGAAACCTTGCCGAATTAATGAGCACCATGCAAACAGCACAACTTTTCACGAGTTAA
- a CDS encoding Kdo(2)-lipid IV(A) acyltransferase — translation MIPAPKFEKSLLHPRYWLVWFGISVLYLLVLLPYPVIYWIGTRLGRFSKRFLKKRVQIADRNLQLCFPDMSSAERQKMVDKNFESVGMGVFETAMAWFWPDWRIRRWFKIIGLENMRAAQATGRGVIVLGVHFLTLEIGGRAFGMHNPGIGVYRPNDNKLMDWLQTRGRLKSNKYMIGRRDVKSMIRVLTEGEILWYAPDHDYGPRNSSFVPLFAVQHAATTNGSAMLIKHGNALVVPFAAHRLPDGKGYELHIQPAVDNFPVDDNTDTAAMMNKVIEQEILRAPEQYMWMHRRFKTRPKGEPSLYGDLDKIHHR, via the coding sequence ATGATCCCAGCACCAAAGTTTGAAAAAAGTTTATTACATCCCCGCTACTGGCTAGTTTGGTTTGGCATTAGTGTGCTCTACCTGCTCGTCCTGCTTCCTTATCCCGTCATTTATTGGATAGGTACCCGTTTGGGGCGTTTCTCCAAGCGCTTCTTAAAAAAACGCGTCCAAATTGCCGATCGTAATCTGCAGTTGTGTTTTCCTGACATGAGCTCAGCAGAACGCCAAAAAATGGTTGATAAGAACTTTGAGTCTGTTGGAATGGGCGTTTTTGAGACCGCAATGGCATGGTTCTGGCCTGATTGGCGTATTCGTCGCTGGTTTAAAATTATTGGTTTAGAAAATATGCGAGCAGCCCAAGCGACAGGTCGTGGAGTTATTGTTTTAGGCGTTCATTTCTTAACACTAGAAATTGGTGGACGTGCGTTTGGTATGCATAACCCGGGCATTGGTGTTTATCGACCAAACGATAATAAATTGATGGACTGGCTACAAACTCGCGGACGTTTAAAATCAAATAAGTACATGATTGGCCGCCGTGATGTTAAAAGCATGATCCGCGTACTCACCGAGGGCGAAATCTTATGGTACGCCCCTGACCATGATTATGGCCCACGCAATAGTTCATTTGTCCCTTTATTTGCCGTTCAGCACGCAGCAACGACAAATGGCTCAGCGATGCTCATCAAACATGGTAATGCATTAGTTGTACCCTTTGCCGCCCATCGCTTACCTGATGGAAAAGGGTACGAGCTGCATATTCAGCCCGCTGTAGATAATTTCCCTGTTGATGACAACACAGATACTGCCGCTATGATGAACAAGGTTATTGAACAAGAAATTTTACGCGCACCAGAACAATATATGTGGATGCACCGCCGTTTTAAAACGCGTCCAAAGGGAGAGCCTTCTCTGTACGGCGATTTAGATAAAATCCACCACCGCTAG
- a CDS encoding acyl-CoA thioesterase, whose translation MRSDVDDVIKQKIEQSVTHVSKVVFPTTTNHHSTLFGGTALAWMDEVSFITATRFCRKRLVTVSTEKINFTHPIPSGTIVELVGEVIRVGRTSLTVNVSIFLEDMYAEGREEVIHGQFNFVAIDENGKPTPLFEQ comes from the coding sequence ATGCGTTCCGATGTTGATGATGTAATCAAACAAAAAATTGAACAATCTGTCACCCATGTTTCTAAAGTGGTATTCCCAACCACCACTAACCACCATAGTACCCTGTTCGGTGGTACTGCATTAGCATGGATGGACGAAGTTTCTTTCATAACCGCGACCCGTTTTTGCCGCAAAAGATTGGTGACCGTCTCCACAGAAAAAATCAATTTTACCCACCCTATTCCATCAGGCACCATCGTTGAATTAGTCGGGGAAGTGATCCGAGTTGGTCGCACTAGCCTTACCGTTAATGTCTCTATCTTTTTAGAAGATATGTACGCTGAGGGACGAGAAGAAGTAATCCACGGACAGTTTAATTTCGTGGCTATTGATGAAAATGGTAAACCAACACCATTATTTGAACAGTAA
- a CDS encoding PhzF family phenazine biosynthesis protein: MSTLSVPVYYVDAFTDTLFHGNPAAIVLLDKWLPDDKLIAIAAEINLSETAFLVGEHIRWFTPVMEVKLCGHATLAAAYILNKFKQHPANPIVFQSLSGELTVHKNQDGFTLDFPALDCEPADLSHYSQLSEILGTPISELFLAKDRYICFVDTPEQVQNCHPDMLRLAQLPLQGLTITAKSTDEQAHDEQCDFVSRYFAPAKGVNEDPVTGTSHCAIAPLWAKRLQKNPVLGHQISARGGKIHCLIEQNRVKMTGKATLFLAGTIHV, from the coding sequence ATGAGTACACTGTCTGTTCCGGTTTATTATGTCGATGCCTTCACTGATACCCTATTTCACGGCAATCCGGCCGCTATCGTTTTACTTGATAAGTGGCTGCCCGATGACAAGCTTATCGCTATCGCTGCCGAAATTAACTTATCTGAAACTGCCTTTCTGGTAGGTGAACATATCCGCTGGTTTACACCGGTGATGGAAGTCAAATTGTGCGGCCATGCAACCCTTGCCGCTGCATATATTTTGAACAAGTTTAAGCAGCACCCGGCAAACCCTATTGTATTTCAGTCCTTATCTGGAGAACTGACGGTCCATAAAAATCAGGATGGCTTCACATTAGACTTCCCTGCCTTAGACTGTGAACCTGCTGATTTAAGCCACTATTCACAATTAAGCGAGATCCTCGGCACCCCTATTTCTGAGCTGTTTTTAGCCAAAGACCGTTATATCTGCTTTGTTGATACACCAGAACAAGTGCAGAATTGCCACCCAGATATGTTGCGCCTTGCACAATTACCTTTACAGGGATTAACCATTACAGCGAAAAGTACAGATGAGCAAGCTCACGACGAACAATGTGACTTTGTATCTCGTTATTTTGCGCCCGCCAAAGGTGTTAATGAAGATCCCGTCACAGGTACCTCTCACTGTGCAATTGCTCCCCTTTGGGCTAAACGCTTACAGAAAAATCCAGTATTAGGTCACCAGATTTCTGCACGTGGTGGAAAAATACACTGCTTGATTGAACAAAATCGCGTCAAAATGACGGGAAAAGCAACACTCTTTTTAGCCGGAACGATTCATGTTTGA
- a CDS encoding peptide MFS transporter, with translation MSHSATKTKTFFGHPYPLSSLFLTEMWERFSFYGVRPLLILFMSATLLQGGMELPIEQASAIVGIFAGGVYITSLPGGWLADNWLGQRRAVWYGSLIIALGHLSIALSALFTNTFFFVGLLLIVLGTGLFKTCITVMVGTLYKKEDTRRDGGFSLFYMGINMGSFIAPLIIGPLHEKYGWHLGFGLGGLGMLIALLIFRFYAIPQMRRYDKEVGLDSTWNYPTVQRKNVGKWVTVAMAALAVLVVLINNGTIPFNPSVIAKSSAYIISTCVGIYFIFMFFCAGLNSSERSRLLACLILLIAAAFFWSAFEQKPTSFNIFARDYTDRQWGNFEIPTIWFQSINALFIILLAPIFSWFWPSLAKRNLNPSSMTKFVIGILFAAGGFAVMMVAANHVLATQTGVSPFWLVGSILLLTLGELCLSPIGLATMTLLAPQKMRGQVMGLWFCASALGNLAAGIMGGNIRKDQLDSMPDLFSHVSIALVICAVVLAALIIPVRKMLQNADRNEAKAK, from the coding sequence ATGAGTCATTCTGCGACTAAAACTAAAACTTTTTTCGGGCATCCTTACCCGTTGAGTTCGCTTTTCCTCACCGAAATGTGGGAACGTTTTTCTTTCTATGGTGTTCGTCCTCTTTTAATCCTCTTTATGAGTGCAACTTTGTTGCAAGGTGGCATGGAGCTACCGATTGAGCAAGCATCGGCTATCGTAGGTATCTTCGCAGGCGGTGTTTATATCACATCTTTACCGGGTGGCTGGCTCGCGGATAACTGGTTAGGTCAACGCCGCGCCGTTTGGTATGGTTCTTTGATCATTGCATTGGGTCATTTGTCGATTGCGCTGTCTGCGTTATTTACCAATACCTTCTTCTTCGTGGGACTGCTATTGATCGTATTAGGTACGGGTTTATTTAAAACTTGTATCACCGTAATGGTTGGAACGCTGTATAAGAAAGAAGATACGCGTCGTGATGGCGGTTTCTCTCTGTTCTATATGGGTATCAATATGGGTTCATTTATTGCCCCATTAATTATCGGCCCATTACATGAAAAATACGGCTGGCATTTAGGCTTCGGTTTAGGTGGTTTGGGTATGTTAATCGCCTTGCTTATCTTCCGTTTCTACGCGATTCCACAAATGCGTCGTTATGACAAAGAAGTTGGCTTAGATTCCACATGGAATTACCCTACCGTTCAACGTAAAAACGTCGGTAAATGGGTTACTGTTGCCATGGCTGCACTGGCTGTACTGGTGGTGTTAATCAATAACGGTACCATTCCATTCAACCCTTCAGTGATCGCAAAAAGCTCGGCTTACATTATCTCAACGTGTGTGGGCATCTACTTTATTTTCATGTTCTTCTGTGCAGGTTTGAACAGCAGCGAACGCTCTCGCTTACTGGCTTGTTTAATTCTGTTAATTGCTGCGGCGTTCTTCTGGTCTGCATTTGAACAAAAGCCAACATCATTTAACATCTTTGCGCGCGACTATACCGATCGCCAATGGGGTAACTTCGAAATCCCAACAATTTGGTTCCAGTCAATCAATGCCTTATTCATCATTCTGTTAGCTCCTATTTTCAGCTGGTTCTGGCCTTCTTTGGCTAAGCGTAATCTGAACCCAAGCAGCATGACGAAGTTTGTTATTGGTATCCTGTTCGCTGCGGGTGGTTTTGCGGTCATGATGGTTGCAGCTAACCACGTTCTGGCCACACAAACTGGTGTTTCACCATTCTGGTTAGTCGGCAGTATTTTATTACTGACTTTAGGTGAACTGTGCTTAAGCCCGATTGGCTTGGCAACCATGACATTACTTGCACCACAAAAAATGCGCGGTCAGGTGATGGGATTATGGTTCTGTGCAAGTGCGCTAGGTAACTTAGCAGCAGGTATCATGGGTGGTAATATCCGTAAAGACCAACTGGATTCAATGCCAGACCTGTTCTCCCACGTTTCTATCGCACTGGTTATTTGTGCTGTTGTGCTAGCAGCCCTGATTATTCCAGTCAGAAAAATGCTGCAAAACGCAGATAGAAACGAAGCAAAAGCGAAATAA
- the mdtG gene encoding multidrug efflux MFS transporter MdtG yields MKKSTYWKKNLYIVWFGCFLTGAAFSLIMPFLPLYIEELGITDHGSLNLWTGAVFSITFLFSAIAAPFWGRLSDRHGRKLMLLRSALGMAIVMVLIGFAQNIWQLLALRALLGLLGGFVPNANALIATQVPVNKSGWAMGVLATGAVSGALIGPLIGGLLADQYGLRPVFFITASVLFICFFVTLFYVRERFTPVSRKDALTGKQVFASLRNKNLVISLFFTTMIIQASIGSINPVITLYVRELSDSIDNLAFTSGIIASIPGIAALISAPMLGKLSDRIGPDRVLLAVLAASIFVLFPMGLVSNYWELGALRFLLGALNAALLPAVQTLIIYNISHQITGRIFSYNQALRDVGNVTGPLMGSFVAATYGFRAVFFFTAVLVLVNLIYSWLIIRKQSDGLRASPSKE; encoded by the coding sequence ATGAAGAAGAGTACTTACTGGAAAAAAAACCTTTATATCGTCTGGTTCGGCTGCTTTTTAACAGGCGCGGCCTTCAGCTTGATCATGCCTTTTCTACCTTTATATATCGAAGAACTTGGTATTACTGACCATGGCTCTTTGAATTTATGGACGGGTGCCGTTTTCAGTATTACGTTTCTCTTTTCCGCTATTGCCGCCCCTTTTTGGGGACGCCTTTCTGACCGCCACGGTCGTAAACTAATGTTGCTGCGCTCTGCCCTTGGTATGGCGATTGTCATGGTGCTGATTGGCTTTGCACAGAATATTTGGCAACTTCTGGCTCTACGTGCCCTTTTAGGCTTACTTGGCGGGTTTGTCCCGAATGCCAATGCGCTAATTGCCACCCAAGTACCCGTTAATAAAAGCGGTTGGGCGATGGGTGTTTTGGCGACTGGCGCTGTTAGTGGCGCATTGATTGGTCCACTGATTGGTGGATTACTTGCTGACCAATATGGGTTGCGTCCGGTATTTTTTATTACCGCTAGCGTGTTGTTTATCTGCTTTTTTGTCACACTTTTCTACGTTCGTGAGCGTTTTACCCCTGTTTCACGCAAAGATGCCCTAACCGGAAAACAAGTTTTTGCCTCTTTACGTAATAAAAACTTAGTAATCAGCCTATTTTTCACCACCATGATCATCCAAGCATCGATTGGTTCGATTAACCCCGTAATCACCTTGTATGTTCGAGAACTTTCAGACTCGATTGATAACCTTGCTTTTACTAGCGGAATTATTGCTTCTATCCCCGGCATTGCCGCACTGATTAGCGCCCCTATGCTCGGTAAACTGAGCGACCGCATTGGACCTGATCGTGTTTTATTAGCTGTACTTGCCGCCTCAATTTTTGTTCTGTTTCCGATGGGACTCGTCAGCAATTATTGGGAGTTAGGCGCTCTGCGCTTCTTACTCGGCGCCCTTAACGCTGCGCTATTACCCGCCGTACAAACCTTAATTATTTATAATATCTCTCATCAAATCACTGGACGTATATTTAGCTACAACCAAGCATTACGAGATGTCGGTAATGTCACAGGTCCTTTAATGGGGTCTTTTGTCGCAGCAACATACGGGTTTAGAGCCGTATTCTTCTTCACTGCGGTATTAGTGTTGGTCAATCTCATTTACTCTTGGCTTATCATTAGGAAACAATCCGATGGCCTCAGAGCATCCCCCTCTAAAGAGTAA
- the ttrS gene encoding tetrathionate respiration histidine kinase TtrS → MLKKTSMPLYHILLVTLLLWCIPAGAAQWTIGVLALRGPSFTQLHWQPLVDTLNESIPGERFTLQPLNLEEMKEAISNRKIDFLLTNPAQFIQLDNRYHLRWLLSLRSDVEPNSTTRNVIGSLILVRGDSDIHSADQLIGKKVGAISPDAFGGYLLGYKVLRDLGYDTEKDFRMQFLGFPADALLYALRDKSLSAAIVPVCLLENMDSEGLINKQQFRPLVQKESALPCLTSTELYPNWSFAALSEVPDNLVDKVTKVLLSGDTPNMRWGAPASITQVENLLRDVNQHPQQREIWQDIVSWTIQHQITIGIIALIFLLLGINHVWIAFLVRRRSQQLEVAHNRLRQQEANLQKAQRLNILGEMASGFAHELNQPLSAIRNYAQGSILRLKKESENHPLLSAISKIDEQAQRGADIIQNLRLWAGKPGQESRLTLRQQSVKQTINHIWQLLQVEQHFPTVRLQLPETPDVRLLLPDTLLDQLLSNLISNSLQAGATTLTFGFHFADERFLLVLQDDAGGMPDEQLNQGIMPFATTKQEGLGLGLVICQRLIQSQGGDIRIENQHNDDGKNGLRVTLIFNYSR, encoded by the coding sequence ATGTTAAAAAAAACGTCTATGCCGTTGTATCACATACTTTTAGTTACTCTGCTGCTATGGTGCATTCCGGCAGGCGCAGCGCAATGGACTATCGGCGTTCTCGCCCTACGAGGACCGAGTTTCACTCAGTTGCACTGGCAACCTTTGGTGGACACCCTCAATGAGTCCATTCCGGGAGAACGCTTTACCCTACAACCCCTAAATCTTGAAGAGATGAAAGAGGCGATTTCGAATCGCAAAATTGACTTCTTACTCACTAACCCAGCTCAATTTATCCAACTCGATAATCGCTACCACCTACGCTGGCTACTCTCTTTACGCTCGGATGTGGAGCCAAACAGCACGACACGCAACGTGATCGGTAGCCTTATTTTGGTTCGTGGAGATAGTGACATTCACAGTGCTGATCAGCTCATTGGCAAAAAAGTTGGTGCAATATCCCCCGATGCATTTGGGGGATATCTATTAGGTTATAAAGTATTAAGAGATTTAGGGTATGACACGGAAAAAGACTTTCGAATGCAGTTTTTAGGCTTCCCGGCAGATGCTCTGTTGTATGCTTTACGGGATAAATCGCTCTCTGCGGCAATTGTCCCTGTCTGCTTATTAGAAAATATGGACAGTGAAGGACTGATTAATAAACAACAATTCCGTCCGCTTGTTCAAAAAGAGAGTGCGTTACCCTGCCTAACAAGCACAGAACTTTACCCTAATTGGTCATTCGCCGCGTTAAGCGAAGTTCCTGACAATTTAGTGGATAAAGTCACCAAAGTTTTACTCTCTGGCGACACTCCCAATATGCGCTGGGGGGCCCCGGCATCCATCACACAAGTTGAAAACTTACTGCGCGACGTCAACCAACACCCACAGCAACGGGAAATTTGGCAAGATATTGTCAGTTGGACAATTCAACACCAAATTACTATCGGGATTATTGCCCTAATTTTCCTATTGTTAGGTATTAACCACGTCTGGATAGCCTTCTTGGTTCGCCGTCGTAGCCAACAACTTGAAGTCGCACATAACCGCCTACGTCAGCAAGAGGCTAACTTACAAAAAGCTCAACGGCTCAATATATTAGGTGAAATGGCATCCGGATTCGCCCATGAATTGAACCAACCATTATCCGCGATTCGAAATTATGCCCAAGGCTCTATTTTGCGATTGAAAAAAGAGTCGGAAAACCACCCTCTTCTAAGTGCCATCAGTAAAATTGATGAACAGGCTCAACGGGGTGCTGATATTATTCAAAACCTGCGTTTGTGGGCAGGGAAACCAGGGCAAGAATCCCGTCTAACCCTACGACAACAATCCGTCAAACAGACCATCAATCATATCTGGCAACTGTTGCAAGTTGAGCAACATTTCCCAACCGTTAGGTTGCAATTACCCGAAACTCCCGATGTTCGGCTTTTGCTACCGGATACCTTACTCGATCAGTTACTTTCAAATTTGATCAGTAATAGCCTACAAGCGGGCGCCACCACATTAACCTTTGGCTTTCACTTTGCCGATGAACGCTTTTTACTGGTATTACAAGATGATGCTGGTGGAATGCCTGACGAGCAGCTTAATCAAGGGATCATGCCATTCGCCACCACTAAACAGGAAGGTCTGGGACTCGGATTGGTGATTTGCCAGCGATTAATTCAAAGCCAAGGTGGGGATATTCGCATTGAAAATCAGCATAATGATGATGGTAAGAACGGGCTGCGTGTGACGCTAATTTTTAATTACTCGAGATAA
- the ttrC gene encoding tetrathionate reductase subunit TtrC — protein sequence MSEQVTYISEIMAQPQEFFWLPWAVQYFFFIGIAACAVLYACYLHWQNRSGNGRLEMIAVFIAITMGITAPLALTADLHQTARVWHFYAHPTMWSWMWWGSVLLPLFTTFVGLYFVALLVKLIWKKEYKATRWVALLSALSSIGLLLYTGREASVLVARPIWFSWWMPVLMFLSAMQVLPALISLGARREPQYQNRLARFQVITLLLFAVCFALWISGDTTSGIAVRQQLDVTSPGWWMLMGVCALWAITFVMALSNVKAVRSVPYITVLALVSMALAWVLRWIFLMEIQAVPKYNIITNPYHFPLGNDGLLAIVGTFGLWIALTIIVREGVRWFAGRVQHG from the coding sequence ATGAGCGAACAAGTGACCTATATTTCTGAAATCATGGCACAGCCGCAAGAGTTTTTCTGGCTTCCTTGGGCGGTACAATACTTTTTCTTTATAGGGATTGCTGCCTGTGCGGTGCTGTATGCCTGCTATCTTCATTGGCAAAATCGCAGTGGAAACGGTCGATTAGAAATGATTGCCGTGTTTATTGCTATCACGATGGGAATCACAGCGCCGCTAGCATTAACCGCTGACCTGCACCAAACTGCACGTGTGTGGCACTTCTATGCACATCCTACAATGTGGTCTTGGATGTGGTGGGGTTCTGTATTGCTACCGCTGTTTACCACATTTGTTGGGTTGTACTTTGTAGCACTGCTAGTCAAATTAATTTGGAAGAAAGAGTATAAAGCGACCCGTTGGGTAGCGTTACTGAGTGCATTATCCTCAATTGGTTTACTGCTGTATACCGGCCGTGAGGCCTCTGTGTTAGTGGCTCGTCCAATTTGGTTTAGCTGGTGGATGCCCGTGTTGATGTTCTTAAGCGCGATGCAAGTGCTGCCAGCACTGATTAGCTTAGGTGCTCGTCGTGAGCCTCAATATCAAAACCGTTTAGCGCGTTTCCAAGTGATTACGTTACTCCTGTTTGCTGTTTGTTTTGCGCTGTGGATCTCCGGTGATACCACGTCAGGCATTGCAGTTCGTCAACAGTTAGATGTCACAAGCCCAGGCTGGTGGATGTTAATGGGTGTATGTGCGCTGTGGGCTATCACGTTTGTGATGGCGCTGAGTAACGTGAAAGCAGTTCGCTCCGTTCCTTACATTACGGTTTTAGCGTTAGTGTCTATGGCGTTAGCGTGGGTATTGCGTTGGATTTTCCTGATGGAGATTCAAGCAGTACCAAAATACAACATCATCACCAATCCATACCATTTCCCATTAGGTAATGACGGATTACTGGCGATTGTCGGTACATTTGGATTGTGGATTGCATTAACAATTATTGTTCGCGAAGGTGTTCGCTGGTTTGCGGGGAGAGTGCAACATGGCTAA
- the ttrB gene encoding tetrathionate reductase subunit TtrB — protein sequence MDLSKRKFLQQIGAVTAGASLIPIAEAGLSFSPTRREGNPEKRYGMLIDLRRCVGCQSCTVSCSVENQTPQGQFRTTVNQYQVSLKGDEGFTNVLLPRLCNHCDNPPCVPVCPVQATFQREDGIVVIDNERCVGCAYCVQACPYDARFINHSTQTADKCTFCAHRLEVGLLPACVESCVGGARIIGDLKDPNSTIRKMLTEHEAQIKVLKPESGTLPQVFYLGLDDAFVEPLQGKGQPALWQEVF from the coding sequence ATGGATCTGAGTAAACGAAAATTCCTACAACAGATTGGGGCCGTCACCGCGGGTGCATCGCTGATCCCAATCGCCGAAGCGGGGTTGAGTTTTTCCCCAACTCGCCGTGAAGGCAATCCCGAAAAACGCTATGGCATGCTGATTGATCTGCGCCGTTGCGTAGGATGCCAATCATGTACTGTCAGCTGTTCTGTTGAAAACCAAACACCACAAGGTCAATTTAGAACGACGGTTAACCAATATCAAGTCTCCCTAAAAGGGGATGAAGGGTTCACCAACGTTCTACTGCCTCGCTTGTGTAACCATTGTGATAACCCACCTTGTGTGCCTGTTTGCCCAGTGCAAGCAACGTTCCAACGTGAAGATGGCATTGTGGTGATTGATAACGAGCGTTGTGTGGGCTGTGCGTATTGTGTGCAGGCTTGTCCGTATGATGCTCGCTTTATTAACCATTCAACGCAAACCGCAGATAAATGTACGTTTTGTGCACATCGATTAGAGGTTGGTTTATTGCCAGCGTGTGTCGAATCTTGTGTTGGTGGCGCGCGTATTATTGGTGACTTAAAAGACCCGAACAGCACCATTCGTAAGATGCTTACTGAGCATGAAGCACAAATTAAAGTCTTGAAACCGGAAAGTGGCACATTGCCGCAGGTGTTTTATTTAGGGCTGGATGATGCGTTTGTGGAGCCGTTGCAAGGTAAAGGGCAACCGGCATTATGGCAGGAGGTGTTCTGA